Proteins co-encoded in one Brassica oleracea var. oleracea cultivar TO1000 chromosome C4, BOL, whole genome shotgun sequence genomic window:
- the LOC106340194 gene encoding uncharacterized protein LOC106340194 isoform X1 — MKFEKLFMEASLQYSNKRNDLEEGVMHLKERLEEEEALSRSLRSAFDGSVVSLPSLSSLFIPPQFREIIQELALVEAEILCLDRKIEELKLKLCYEQRQTQELTEQKRTLARQNHVRRKSLQLRHDLQQRSFSHHYQRSALDTVSSTHSRLSFSYAPDFLAATSSGGFTDEYDGLSRPHMGRVRKGLRLVEVKSKEDPNEVSEQLINCLISIYLELNQVSSKTKGDVEFSRRPSSCSRKSNTYSHYQNAMNLDPYHVLPDSSGGFTRDIGPYKNFIHISRSSIDVTSLTYYCSPAVPRLSVLMEKLSEVDLTFLTYKQKLAFWINIYNACIMHAFLEYGLPSSHNKLLTLMNKASLNVGGIVLNALAIEHFVLRHPCEPEHDSLDEKETLLRHTYGLGYSEPNVTFALCRGSWSSPALRVYTADEVVNDLGRARVEYLEASVGVSSKKKVIVPQLLQWHMKDFADDIESLLEWIYSQLPRSGSLKAMVMECLKRKAKVPLAKMVEIQTYGHEFRYLLSL; from the exons ATGAAATTTGAGAAACTCTTCATGGAGGCTTCACTGCAATATAGTAACAAGAGAAATGACTTAGAGGAAGGA GTAATGCATCTTAAAGAGAGACTAGAGGAAGAAGAAGCATTGAGTAGAAGTTTACGGTCTGCTTTTGATGGCTCTGTTGTTTCACTCCCAAGTCTCTCCTCATTGTTTATTCCACCACAG TTTAGGGAGATTATACAAGAACTTGCCTTAGTGGAGGCAGAGATTCTTTGTCTAGACCGAAAAATCGAGGAGCTGAAGCTTAAACTGTGCTACGAACAGAGACAAACGCAAGAGCTGACCGAACAGAAGAGGACACTAGCTAGACAGAATCATGTGAGACGCAAAAGTTTGCAACTAAGACATGATCTTCAACAACGATCTTTTTCGCATCACTATCAACGTTCTGCTCTAGATACTGTCTCTAGTACTCACTCAAGGCTATCCTTCTCTTATGCTCCTGATTTCTTGGCTGCCACTTCTTCAGGTGGATTCACAG ATGAATATGATGGATTATCGAGACCACACATGGGTAGAGTAAGAAAGGGGCTTAGGCTTGTGGAAGTGAAGAGCAAAGAAGACCCAAACGAAGTATCAGAACAACTCATAAACTGTCTCATAAGCATATACTTAGAACTGAATCAAGTTTCATCAAAGACCAAAGGGGATGTCGAGTTTTCGAGACGGCCTTCTTCTTGTAGCCGGAAATCAAACACATATAGTCATTATCAGAATGCAATGAATCTTGATCCTTACCACGTCTTACCAGACTCAAGTGGGGGATTCACTAGGGACATTGGTCCTTACAAGAACTTCATTCACATTTCAAGAAGTTCCATCGATGTGACCAGTCTCACATATTATTGTTCACCGGCTGTTCCACGCTTGAG TGTTTTGATGGAAAAACTATCAGAGGTGGATTTGACTTTCTTGACCTACAAGCAAAAACTCGCTTTCTGGATCAATATCTACAACGCTTGTATCATGCAT GCTTTTCTTGAGTATGGGTTACCTTCGTCACACAATAAACTACTTACCTTGATGAATAAG GCTTCACTTAACGTCGGTGGCATAGTCCTCAACGCTTTGGCAATTGAACATTTTGTCTTACGGCATCCTTGTGAACCAGAACAT GATTCACTTGATGAGAAAGAAACTCTCCTGCGGCACACTTATGGTTTAGGATATTCAGAGCCTAACGTGACATTTGCGCTTTGTCGTGGAAGTTGGTCTTCACCAGCA CTTAGAGTCTATACAGCAGATGAGGTGGTGAATGATTTAGGAAGAGCAAGAGTCGAGTATCTAGAAGCTTCCGTAGGTGTTTCCAGCAAGAAAAAGGTTATTGTTCCACAGCTTCTTCAATGGCACATGAAAGATTTTGCAGATGATATTGAATCTCTTTTGGAATGGATCTACAGCCAGTTGCCACGATCAGGGAGCCTGAAGGCTATGGTTATGGAATGTTTGAAAAGAAAAGCAAAAGTTCCTTTAGCTAAAATGGTAGAGATTCAAACATATGGCCATGAGTTTCGTTATCTATTGTCATTGTAA
- the LOC106340194 gene encoding uncharacterized protein LOC106340194 isoform X2 yields the protein MKFEKLFMEASLQYSNKRNDLEEGVMHLKERLEEEEALSRSLRSAFDGSVVSLPSLSSLFIPPQFREIIQELALVEAEILCLDRKIEELKLKLCYEQRQTQELTEQKRTLARQNHVRRKSLQLRHDLQQRSFSHHYQRSALDTVSSTHSRLSFSYAPDFLAATSSGGFTDEYDGLSRPHMGRVRKGLRLVEVKSKEDPNEVSEQLINCLISIYLELNQVSSKTKGDVEFSRRPSSCSRKSNTYSHYQNAMNLDPYHVLPDSSGGFTRDIGPYKNFIHISRSSIDVTSLTYYCSPAVPRLSVLMEKLSEVDLTFLTYKQKLAFWINIYNACIMHAFLEYGLPSSHNKLLTLMNKASLNVGGIVLNALAIEHFVLRHPCEPEHDSLDEKETLLRHTYGLGYSEPNVTFALCRGSWSSPALRVYTADEVVNDLGRARVEYLEASVGVSSKKKPVATIREPEGYGYGMFEKKSKSSFS from the exons ATGAAATTTGAGAAACTCTTCATGGAGGCTTCACTGCAATATAGTAACAAGAGAAATGACTTAGAGGAAGGA GTAATGCATCTTAAAGAGAGACTAGAGGAAGAAGAAGCATTGAGTAGAAGTTTACGGTCTGCTTTTGATGGCTCTGTTGTTTCACTCCCAAGTCTCTCCTCATTGTTTATTCCACCACAG TTTAGGGAGATTATACAAGAACTTGCCTTAGTGGAGGCAGAGATTCTTTGTCTAGACCGAAAAATCGAGGAGCTGAAGCTTAAACTGTGCTACGAACAGAGACAAACGCAAGAGCTGACCGAACAGAAGAGGACACTAGCTAGACAGAATCATGTGAGACGCAAAAGTTTGCAACTAAGACATGATCTTCAACAACGATCTTTTTCGCATCACTATCAACGTTCTGCTCTAGATACTGTCTCTAGTACTCACTCAAGGCTATCCTTCTCTTATGCTCCTGATTTCTTGGCTGCCACTTCTTCAGGTGGATTCACAG ATGAATATGATGGATTATCGAGACCACACATGGGTAGAGTAAGAAAGGGGCTTAGGCTTGTGGAAGTGAAGAGCAAAGAAGACCCAAACGAAGTATCAGAACAACTCATAAACTGTCTCATAAGCATATACTTAGAACTGAATCAAGTTTCATCAAAGACCAAAGGGGATGTCGAGTTTTCGAGACGGCCTTCTTCTTGTAGCCGGAAATCAAACACATATAGTCATTATCAGAATGCAATGAATCTTGATCCTTACCACGTCTTACCAGACTCAAGTGGGGGATTCACTAGGGACATTGGTCCTTACAAGAACTTCATTCACATTTCAAGAAGTTCCATCGATGTGACCAGTCTCACATATTATTGTTCACCGGCTGTTCCACGCTTGAG TGTTTTGATGGAAAAACTATCAGAGGTGGATTTGACTTTCTTGACCTACAAGCAAAAACTCGCTTTCTGGATCAATATCTACAACGCTTGTATCATGCAT GCTTTTCTTGAGTATGGGTTACCTTCGTCACACAATAAACTACTTACCTTGATGAATAAG GCTTCACTTAACGTCGGTGGCATAGTCCTCAACGCTTTGGCAATTGAACATTTTGTCTTACGGCATCCTTGTGAACCAGAACAT GATTCACTTGATGAGAAAGAAACTCTCCTGCGGCACACTTATGGTTTAGGATATTCAGAGCCTAACGTGACATTTGCGCTTTGTCGTGGAAGTTGGTCTTCACCAGCA CTTAGAGTCTATACAGCAGATGAGGTGGTGAATGATTTAGGAAGAGCAAGAGTCGAGTATCTAGAAGCTTCCGTAGGTGTTTCCAGCAAGAAAAAG CCAGTTGCCACGATCAGGGAGCCTGAAGGCTATGGTTATGGAATGTTTGAAAAGAAAAGCAAAAGTTCCTTTAGCTAA